DNA sequence from the Desulfobacterales bacterium genome:
AGGAAACATTGATATGAAGATTCATCCCAGATTTTATCGCAAAGGATTTAAAAAACTCCTTTGCTAATTGAATACCAAAATTTCCATAGGGAATAATATTAGGAGGTATGTTATAAATTAAATAAGGCCTATTAGATAAATCAAGCGCCACATAAGCTAATGACTCATCCATAGGAGTTACAGCATATCCATATCGTACTATTCCTTTTCTATCACCAAGTGCTGAATTAAAGGCTTCCCCAAGAACTATACCTATATCTTCAACAGTATGGTGAAAATCAACTTCAATATCTCCTTTTGCGTCTACGGATAAATCAAAAAAGCCATGTGCTGAAAAAAGAGAGAGCATGTGATCAAAAAAAGGAATGCCTGTATTTATTTTATAGTCTCCCTCTCCGTCTATATTTAGCTGTATTGAAATATCTGTTTCTTTTGTTTTTCGCTTTATATTAGAAATTCTTTGAAGATCCATACTTTTTATTTTTCACAACAATTTTAAGATTGAGAATGCAATTAAAAGCTGGTATTTAGGATATGATTTGGTTAAATATGGAGATGAGGGGGTTCGAACCCCTGACCTTGGCATTGCGAACGCCACGCTCTCCCAGCTGAGCCACATCCCCAAAAAATAATCTAATGCTTATAACAGAAAGTTATATGAAAGGTCAATATTATTTTTTACTTTAACAAAGGGAAGTCTGTATGCTATTAAAAGACGCTATAAAAGGTTATACACTCGATCAAGATAAATTAATATCTCCAACTGACACAGTAATTAAGTTTAAAGCAAAAATAAAAGAAATTGGTCTAAATATACTTGAAAATACAGTGAGAATAGATAATGGGAGATTAAATATTCCTGTATATTTCAG
Encoded proteins:
- the hisB gene encoding imidazoleglycerol-phosphate dehydratase HisB, which gives rise to MDLQRISNIKRKTKETDISIQLNIDGEGDYKINTGIPFFDHMLSLFSAHGFFDLSVDAKGDIEVDFHHTVEDIGIVLGEAFNSALGDRKGIVRYGYAVTPMDESLAYVALDLSNRPYLIYNIPPNIIPYGNFGIQLAKEFFKSFAIKSGMNLHINVSYGEDVHHVLEAIFKALGRALSQAVKFDERIKSILSTKGIL